DNA sequence from the Bacillus pumilus genome:
AAAAGCAAAAAATCTTACAGAAGCAAAAAGAGCGAACCGAAAAAGTCACATCGCAGTAAACACAGATCCCATCATAAGAAAAGCTGCCGCAAGTCATGTCGCAGTAAACACAGATCCCATCATAAGAAGAGCTGCCGCAAGTCACATCGCAGCAAACACAGATCCCATCATAAGAAGAGCTGCCGCAAGTCACATCGCAGCAAACACAGATCCCATCATAAGAAAAGCTGCCGTAAGTCACATCGCAGCCATCGATCGAAACGTTCTCATCATCATAGACGCAGTCACTCTAGTCAAAGAGGTGGAAAGAAAAAGCATCATTCCCAAAATAGAGGAAATGTTGATCGCAAATGGGACCAAGGGAACATGTGGGAGTATCGCCGCTACCGCTAAACATCAGATCATCTTTTTTGAAACCCTTTTTAAAAGAGAGTATGATAAAAAAGGGTTTTTTTTATTTCATAGAGAAATAAAATGAGACATCATCACTTAGCGAAATGAAGATTGTGAGGGGAAGACATGAAGTTTTTTACAGGTGAGATACATAGCAGGATGTTTATTGGGGTGGTCATTGATGATGAATGGGTCATGGACGTCAAAAAGGCAGAAGTCAAATTATTTGAGCTTGAGACACTGCCAAACTCTTTAGCTGAATGTATTCATATGGGGGACAAGTTTGTTGAGCATGTCAAACAGCTCCTTGACTGGGCTGAGAAAAAAGAAGAGGATCGCGGTTCTTATGTATATCCGCTGTCGGACGTGAAACTCCATGCGCCGATTCCAAAGCCAGCTAAAAACATCATGTGTGTTGGAAAGAATTATCAAGATCATGTCATGGAGATGGGAAGTGCAGCGGATATTCCTAAAGATGTGATGATCTTTACAAAGGCACCTACTTCAGTCGTTGGACATGAAGCGGATATCCACCTTCATGAAGATGTGACGAGTGAACTGGATTATGAAGGGGAGCTTGCGATCGTGATGGGCAAATCAGGGAAGAATATTGCACCTGAAGAGGTCCGCGATTATCTATTTGGTTACACCATTTTAAATGACGTAACGGCAAGAGATTTACAGAAAAAACACAAACAATTTTTCATAGGTAAAAGCTTAGATACAACCTGCCCGATAGGACCTTATATTGTGCATAAGTCAATGATCGAGGATCATGGCGCGCTCCATGTGGAAACAAAGATAAATGGAGAGGTTCGTCAGTCTGCCAGTACGGAATTGATGATCTTCGCCATCGAGGATATTGTCTCCACTCTTTCAAAAGGGATGACACTAGAAGCGGGTGACATCATTGCAACGGGAACACCTTCTGGGGTTGGCAAAGGCTTTGAACCGCCTAAATTTTTAGTTTCAGGGGATCGAATCGACATCACCATTGAACCGATTGGGACGCTATCAAATCGCGTCAAATAAAGAGTGAGATGACACAGGATTGTCGCTTTGTGTTCGACTTATTTCGTGGTACGATGAGAAGGTAATTGTTCTGATAAAGGGGGAAATAACAGATGGGAACGCATTTACATATTACAGCATGGGTGCTAGGAATTATTTTATTCTTCGTGGCCTTTGCTCTAGCAGGTAAAAACGACAAAGGTGCTAAAATTGTGCACATGATTGTCAGACTATTGTACTTGATCATTATCGCCACAGGCGTAGAGCTGTATGTTCGCACAGGAATGAAGATTCCAGGTTTCGGTGGCGAGTATATCGGTAAAATGATTTTCGGTATCCTTGTGATCGGCTTCATGGAAATGGTTCTTGTACGCAAGAAAAAAGGAAAATCGGTGACTGGTGTATTGATTGGTTTTATCGTACTCGCGATTGTGACCATTCTTCTCGGTTTACGTCTGCCGATTGGTTTTCATATCTTTTAACATAAAAAGGACATTGCTTATACGAAGCAGTGTCCTTTTTATATGCCTTCAAATTGCGAAACTGACCGGTGACCGTCAGAAGTGGTCCATTCAAAACGAATTTGACCTGCGGCGGAGTCGTGGTGACATTGAAGGGCAAGTGATTGTGTATCTGTCGAAAACTGAAAGAAAGAAACTCGTTGAAAAGAATGAAAGGAAGAGAAAACACAATCGTAGACAGAAAAGCCAAGCTGCTCTACCTGTGCAATGATTTCATAAAAGACGTTTTCAGGAACGAACATCAGGAGGTCAAGCCATCCTTTGGCAAGTGATGCTGTATATTGAATCACTTCACCGCCTCGTACTTCTAACAGCTGTCCACTTTCATGAAGGATCATGGAGCCGAGCAGTTCCCCTTTTGTCCACCTGTCATTATCCTTCAAACAGATCATCGTGCTTTGAAGACTTTCTGGTAGCATGATTTCTCCTTCTTCATCTTCAATCAGACAATGCCCGTTTTCAATGAGTAAATACCCGCTACACCATCTTCGGCTGCAACGTTCAAGCTGCTTCATTCGTTTTTCCATTTGCAAAAGCTCCTTTCCTCTTTCTTTTCTTACCAAATCATGCTTGTCCTATACGCCAGAGAAAAAAAGGACAAATCAACTATCAAGGAGACGATGCATAAACTAAGAAAGGCTGAATGAGAACACTTGAGGAAAAACGGATGGGAGCTGATGATGATGTGTGGAATAACAGGCTGGGCAGACTTTAAAAAGCAGCTCATCCAACAGGATCATGTAATCAATCAAATGACAGATACATTATCTAAAAGAGGGCCAGACGATACAAATACGTGGAAAAGTGAGCACGTTCTATTTGGACATAAAAGGTTAGCGGTTGTAGATGTAGAAGGCGGAAAGCAGCCGATGACATATACACATCAAAACCATGCTTATACCGTTGTATACAATGGAGAGCTCTATAACACAGAGGATATAAGAAAAGAATTGTTAAAAAGAGGCCACCGCTTTCTTGGGCATTCTGATACAGAGGTACTTCTTCACGCCTACACAGAATGGAAGGAAGAGTGTGTGACCCATTTTAATGGTATTTTTGCATTTGTGATTTGGGATAGTGAGCGTGAATTATTATTTGCAGGGAGAGACCGGCTCGGCGTCAAGCCATTTTTCTATACAGAACGTCATCATTCCTTTTTATTTGGTTCAGAAATCAAAGCGCTTCTTGCTCACCCTGATATGAAAGCAAAAGTCGATCATGAGGGATTATCGGAGATCTTTGGCTTAGGACCGTCTAGAACACCAGGGCAAGGAGTGTTTAAAGGGGTAAAAGAGCTAAGACCTGCTCATGCCTTGACCTTTTCAAAAGGCGGACTGCGTGTGTGGAGATACTGGAATGTCGAAAGCAAGGCGCATACGGACTCACTTGATGACACCGCACAGCACGTCAAGGATCTCTTTACAGATGCCGTCACAAGGCAGCTCGTCTCTGATGTGCCTGTATGTACATTTTTATCGGGTGGCGTCGATTCGAGTGCCATTACTGCCATTGCCGCTAAGCACTTTGAGAAAATAGGGAAAGCACCGCTTCATACGTATTCTGTTGACTACGAAGGGAATGATCAATTCTTTGAAGCAAGTCAATTCCAGCCGAATGCGGACGGTCCATGGATTGACCGCATGACCAAGGCGTTTCAAACGAATCATCACAGCTGCATCATTGGACAACAGGAGCTGGCTGCTTATTTAAAGGAAGCGGTTGAGGTCCGAGACTTACCGGGTATGGCAGATATTGATTCTTCCTTGCTTTGGTTCTGTCGAGAAATTAAAAAGGACTTTGTTGTGGGTTTGTCAGGTGAATGTGCGGATGAAATTTTTGGAGGTTATCCTTGGTTCCATACCGCAAATGAAACGAATGGTTTTCCTTGGATGAGATCGACGGAAGCTAGAACGCAGCTCTTACAAGACTCGTGGCAAAAGAAGCTGTCACTAAAAGAATATGCACAAAGCAAATATGAAGAAACCGTGGCGGAAACGCCTCTTTTAGATGGAGAAACTGGAGTAGATAAAGCCCGGAGAGAACTTTTTTACTTAAATATGGTTTGGTTTATGACAACGCTGCTAGATCGAAAAGACCGAATGAGTATGGGGGCGAGTCTTGAGGTACGTGTGCCATTTGCGGACCATCGTCTTGTCGAATATGTGTGGAATATTCCTTGGGAAATGAAAATGCATGGAAATCGTGAAAAAGGGGTTTTAAGGAAAGCATTAGAGGGAATTTTACCGAATGAAGTGCTTTATCGCAAGAAGAGTCCTTATCCGAAAACACATCATCCAGCTTATACCCAGGCTGTGAAAGAGATGTTAACAGATTGCCTTGCGCAAAAAGATTCTGTTCTTCACGAATTTCTAGATCCGAATCAATTAAAGCAGCTCATTGAAACGGAAGGAGCTTCCTTTCAAGTCCCTTGGTATGGC
Encoded proteins:
- the cotG gene encoding spore coat protein CotG, giving the protein MSTFDHSHIEHAVDSLRSEGRDHHLDREPESRRSHKSARSRHSNRGHWFFGGGGRRKSCRSKKSYRSYRSKKSYRSKKSMKSKKSCKSKKSYRSKKSEPKKSHRSKHRSHHKKSCRKSCRSKHRSHHKKSCRKSHRSKHRSHHKKSCRKSHRSKHRSHHKKSCRKSHRSHRSKRSHHHRRSHSSQRGGKKKHHSQNRGNVDRKWDQGNMWEYRRYR
- a CDS encoding YisL family protein, with product MGTHLHITAWVLGIILFFVAFALAGKNDKGAKIVHMIVRLLYLIIIATGVELYVRTGMKIPGFGGEYIGKMIFGILVIGFMEMVLVRKKKGKSVTGVLIGFIVLAIVTILLGLRLPIGFHIF
- a CDS encoding fumarylacetoacetate hydrolase family protein, translated to MKFFTGEIHSRMFIGVVIDDEWVMDVKKAEVKLFELETLPNSLAECIHMGDKFVEHVKQLLDWAEKKEEDRGSYVYPLSDVKLHAPIPKPAKNIMCVGKNYQDHVMEMGSAADIPKDVMIFTKAPTSVVGHEADIHLHEDVTSELDYEGELAIVMGKSGKNIAPEEVRDYLFGYTILNDVTARDLQKKHKQFFIGKSLDTTCPIGPYIVHKSMIEDHGALHVETKINGEVRQSASTELMIFAIEDIVSTLSKGMTLEAGDIIATGTPSGVGKGFEPPKFLVSGDRIDITIEPIGTLSNRVK
- a CDS encoding DUF2777 family protein, with the translated sequence MEKRMKQLERCSRRWCSGYLLIENGHCLIEDEEGEIMLPESLQSTMICLKDNDRWTKGELLGSMILHESGQLLEVRGGEVIQYTASLAKGWLDLLMFVPENVFYEIIAQVEQLGFSVYDCVFSSFHSFQRVSFFQFSTDTQSLALQCHHDSAAGQIRFEWTTSDGHRSVSQFEGI
- the asnB gene encoding asparagine synthase (glutamine-hydrolyzing), with product MCGITGWADFKKQLIQQDHVINQMTDTLSKRGPDDTNTWKSEHVLFGHKRLAVVDVEGGKQPMTYTHQNHAYTVVYNGELYNTEDIRKELLKRGHRFLGHSDTEVLLHAYTEWKEECVTHFNGIFAFVIWDSERELLFAGRDRLGVKPFFYTERHHSFLFGSEIKALLAHPDMKAKVDHEGLSEIFGLGPSRTPGQGVFKGVKELRPAHALTFSKGGLRVWRYWNVESKAHTDSLDDTAQHVKDLFTDAVTRQLVSDVPVCTFLSGGVDSSAITAIAAKHFEKIGKAPLHTYSVDYEGNDQFFEASQFQPNADGPWIDRMTKAFQTNHHSCIIGQQELAAYLKEAVEVRDLPGMADIDSSLLWFCREIKKDFVVGLSGECADEIFGGYPWFHTANETNGFPWMRSTEARTQLLQDSWQKKLSLKEYAQSKYEETVAETPLLDGETGVDKARRELFYLNMVWFMTTLLDRKDRMSMGASLEVRVPFADHRLVEYVWNIPWEMKMHGNREKGVLRKALEGILPNEVLYRKKSPYPKTHHPAYTQAVKEMLTDCLAQKDSVLHEFLDPNQLKQLIETEGASFQVPWYGQLMKGPQLIAHLAQIHHWFETYRIDIEA